From the genome of Tepidamorphus gemmatus, one region includes:
- the rpsJ gene encoding 30S ribosomal protein S10, with protein MNGQNIRIRLKAFDHRILDASTREIVNTAKRTGARVRGPIPLPTRIEKFTVNRSPHIDKKSREQFEMRTHKRLLDIVEPTPQTVDALMKLDLAAGVDVEIKL; from the coding sequence ATGAACGGCCAGAACATCCGCATACGACTCAAGGCGTTCGACCATCGGATCCTCGATGCCTCGACGCGCGAGATCGTCAACACCGCCAAGCGGACCGGTGCGCGCGTGCGCGGCCCGATCCCGCTGCCGACGCGGATCGAGAAGTTCACGGTCAACCGCTCGCCGCACATCGACAAGAAGAGCCGCGAGCAGTTCGAGATGCGCACCCACAAGCGGCTGCTCGACATCGTCGAGCCAACGCCGCAGACGGTGGACGCGCTGATGAAGCTCGATCTCGCCGCCGGCGTCGACGTCGAGATCAAGCTCTGA